A region of the Candidatus Acidiferrales bacterium genome:
CGCGGGCTGCGGTGGCTGGAGCAAACGCAAGACACTCTATGGGTCTGATCATTTCGCAGGACGCGAGGACTCACTGCTCGACCCGCGGCGCGATGCGGCGAAGATTCGCGCCTTCTTTGTACACCCAGATTGGGCGCGCCGAGGCATCGGCACGCTGATCCTGGATGCGTGCGAGGCGGCTGCGCGTCAAGCCGGCTTTACGCGCCTCGAGATGGGAGCCACGCTGACGGGCGTGCCATTCTACCGGTCGAAAGGTTACACGGAGCTGGAACACCTCAGTGCCCCGCTACCCGGCGGCGAATCGCTGCCCATCGTTCGCATGGCCAAGTGAACCACCCGAGGCTTGCCGGACACGGCGGCTGCCATGCTATACTTCATAGCCCATCCTCTCGGGAGGCCATTCTGTGCGACCGAGGGGGCGGCAAGCACAACTGGAGGTGGGTTTATCGCCGAACGTGGTGGGATCAGCGGCCCGCGGGTCAATGAACGCATCCGCGCGCGTGAATTGCGCGTGATCGATGAGCAAGGCAATCAGCTTGGCGTAATGACCTACTTCGACGCCATGAAAGCGGCGCGCGACGTGGGCTTGGATTTGGTCGAGATTTCGCCCAATGCCGTGCCGCCAGTGTGCAAGATCGCCGATTTTGGCAAATACCTGTACGAGCAAAATAAGAAGGCGCACGAAACGCGCAAGCATCAGAAAGGCACGCAAATCAAGGAAGTGAAATTCCGCCCTTCCACCGCGGAACACGATTTTCAGGTGCGCAAGAATCAGATCATCGAGTTTCTGGGCAAGGGCTATAAAGTGAAGGCCATGGTTTTCCACCGTGGACGGGAAATGGCACACCAGGACGTGGGACGTGCGAAGATGACTCGCCTGCTGAAGGAAGTCGAAGATCACGCGCTGGTGGAATTCGGGCCGCGCATGGAAGCGAATATTCTGCTGGCGCTTCTGGCGCCGAAGAAGGGCGCGACGGCATCTCGTCCAGCGCCGGCGACGGGCCAGGCATAAGTTCGAAAATGATTCGGGATTCTGCGGGGGGATTGTGCCAAGAAAACCAAGAGCGAAGATAAAGCTGAAGACGCATCGTGGCGCGGCGAAGCGATTTAAGATCACGTCCACCGGCAAAGTGATGCGCATGCATTCCGGCAAGCGGCACCTGCTCGGAACCAAGAAACCGAAGCGGATGCGGCGTCTCAAGAAACAGATTCAGGTTACGCCGGGCGACGCAGCAAAAGTGCATCGCCAGTTGCCGTACGGCTAGAGCCTCAGCGGCGGATTTTTTGAGATAGATTTTTTCTGCGCCAGGCAGCGCGTCACGGGTGCCTGCCGGCCAGTTACCCCGCGAAGCGGGGCGAATCACAAGCTGTACCCACGAGACAAACCCGTTGCGTCATGCGGCTGTGCGCCGCGTGCGCGGCCTGCTTGTCTCGGTTTGTCTCCCGTGAATTTGATTTCGATTTGAGCGCACAAAGCGCGCAAGAGATCGATAAATTTCGTCTTTAAGGAGCCTTCATTTATGGCAAGAGTGAAACGCGGGACCAAGCGCCGTGCGCGGCGCAAGAAGATTTTGAAACATACCAAAGGGTTTTTCCTGACCAAGAGCAAGCTCTATCGCTCGGCGCGGGAGGCGATGAACCGCTCACTGCGCTATTCCTATCGCGACCGCCGCGCGCGCAAACGCGACTACCGCACGCTATGGATTCAGCGCATCGGCGCGGCCGCGCGCAACAATGGCATTTCGTACAGCCAATTCATGCACGGGCTGAAGAGCGCGGGCGTCGAACTCGACCGCAAGATTCTGGCGGATCTGGCCGTGAACGATGCCGCGGGGTTTACGGCGCTGGTCGCGCAGGCGAAAGAGCATCTCGCCGCACGGCCAGCTCCCGCTTCGGCTTAAATCGCAATCTGATTTTGCTTGAGGCGCAAAGCGAACGCCTTTCCCAATATGTCTAACGCTCTCGAAAAGACGAATGGCGCATTCGACGCGCTCGGGGTGTCCTCCGAAGCCGCTGTCTCCGCGCTTTTCGACGCATTGTTGCGCAGCGCCGAAGAGGAAATGGCTAGCGCGAAAACCGGCGAGGAATTGGAATCTTTTCGCGTGCGCTGGCTGGGGAGAAATAACAGCGTCAAGTCGCGTGTGCAGGAGAATTGGCTGAAGCGCGCGTCTCCGGACACGAAGAAATGGGTCGGAGCGAGCTTCAATGCGTGCTTCCGCAAATTGGAACAGGATTTTGCCGCGCAAAAAGCCAAGCCCGCAGCGACGGGAACATCCGGCCGCATGGATCTTTCGCTTCCCGGCGTCGTGCGGCCGATCGGCACGCGCCATCTGATTCGCCAGACCTACGACGAGATCGAACGGATTTTTCTTTCGCTAGGGTACACCGTTGTCGAAGGGCCGGAAATCGAGACTCCCTATTACAACTTCGAGGCACTGAACATTCCCGAGCATCATCCCGCGCGCGACAATATGGACACGTTTTATCTCGGGAGCGCGCCGGGCTATCTGCTGCGTACGCACACTTCGCCGATGCAAATCCGCACGATGGAAAAACAAAAGCCGCCTGTACGCATCGTCGTGCCCGGGAAAGTCTACCGACGCGACAATCCCGATGCGACGCACTCCTTCATGTTCCACCAGCTCGAAGGGCTCGCCGTCGATGAAGACATTACGTTTTGCGATTTCAAAGGCACGATCGAATATTTCGTGCGCGAGTTTTTCGGCGCTTCGACGAAGACGCGCTTCCGGCCGAGTTACTTTCCGTTCACCGAACCTTCGGCGGAGTTCGACGCGTCGTGCATCTTCTGCGGCGGCAAGGGATGTCGGACGTGCAAGCAGTCGGGCTGGATCGAACTGTTCGGTGCAGGAATGGTGAACCCGGCTGTGTACGGTTTCGTGGGCTACGACGCAAAAAAATTGAACGGCTTCGCCTTTGGAATCGGCGTGGACCGCCTGGCAATGCTGAAGTACGGCCTGGGCGACATTCAAGTTCTTTTTCAGAATGACGCGCGCTTCCTGCGCCAGTTTCCATAGGATGAGGACGCTATGTGGGGTCGCATGCCATTTTGGATTGCCGATAACTACGCCATTGACATCCATGACCTGGGCGCTGCTTGCCAGTGGTACAAAGAAAAGCTTGGTCTGCGGAAGGTCCGTGATGGCAAAGACGACTCCGGCCGACCGTTTGCGGACGTTTGTCTGCTTCGATCTCGAGGGATGGCGGGGATTTGTTCGCTCGTCGAACTCGAGCCCGGCACGGCTACGGAGAAACAACATGTCATCTTCTACGCGAACAACCTGGAAAAAACTCAGCAATGGTTGATCTCCCGTGGAGTAACGACAGAACCCATTACGGTTGACTCGGGCGGAAATCGTTTCTTTCGGTTTCTCGATTTGGACGGGAATGCCATTGAAGTTTGCGTTGAACCAAAATAGCTGTCGCTGACGACATCGGAATTAAGGATGAAAGTTCTCTACAACTGGCTGAAAGAGATCGCCGACTTCGTAGCGGCTCCGGCTGAATTGCGCTCGCGTCTTTCGATGGCCGGTGTCTCCGTCGATTCGATCGAAGAAACTGCGGCCGGCCCTGTGCTCGACGCGGAAATTACGATCAACCGGGCTGATTTGCTCGGCCACGCCGGGATTGCGCGCGAAGTTGCGGCGTTATACCGGCTACGATTGAAGATCATTCAACCGCATTTCAAGGAAAGCGCGGAGTTCGTGGGGAAAGCGGCGCGCGTGGAAATCGAATGTCCGGATCTTTGCGGACGCTACACGGCACGCATCGTTCGCGGCGTAAAGATTCAGCCGTCGCCGGACTGGCTGCGCCAGCGCCTGGAAGCGCTCGGCCAGTCGTCAATCAACAACGTAGTCGACGCCACGAATTACGTCATGCTCGAGCTTGGCCAGCCGCTGCATGCCTTCGATTACGACGAGCTCGCCGAGCATCGCATCATCGTGCGGCGCGCGCGGCCCGGCGAGACGATGCGCACGCTCGATGGAATCGACCGCAGGCTCTCGAAGGATATGTGCCTCATTTGCGATGCGCGCACGCCGGTGGCGATCGGCGGAGTGATGGGCGGAGCGGACAGTGAAATCAGTTTCAGCACGAAGAATCTGCTGATCGAGTCGGCGTGGTTCGATCCGATTTCGATTCGCCGCACGTCGAAAGCGCTCGGTCTGCGCACGGAAGCATCGCTGCGCTTTGAACGCGGCGTGGATCCGGAACTGGCAGAGTTCGCGTCGCGCCGCGCGGCCGAATTGATTCAACAGCTTGCCGGTGGTGAAGTGCTGGCCGGCGTCGTGGACGTGCATCCGCATCGCGAGGAGCAGCGGAAAATTGAACTGTCGCGGCAGGAACTGCTGCGCGTGATGGGCGCTGACGTTCCAGACCGCGCAATCGAAGAAATACTCGGCGCTCTCGGTTTCCATCCGGCACGCGTAGATTCCAGTCGCGGGAGTGCCGAATCGCTTGTGGCGCGATGGGAATGCGAATCGCCTTCGTGGCGCAGGGACGTGTCGCAGCAGATTGACCTCATTGAAGAAATCGCCCGGCACTACGGCTACGATAAATTCCCTCCGCGATTGCCTCCGGCGAAGCGGCCCGCCGCGCGGCGCCCGAACGCACACGAGGAAGACCAGTTGCGCGAACGGCTGGTCGCGCTGGGCTACGAGGAAATTCTGGCGATCCCACTTGTTGATCCCGATCGCGATTCGTTGTTTCGCGATGAGGGAACGAATCCTGCCACGATTGGCAATCCTCTCTCGGAAGACGCCTCTGTCCTGCGCAGCTCGAGCTTGACGAGCATGGTCTCCACGATCGAGTGGAATTTGAATCGCAGCCAGCGCAACCTGCGGCTCTTCGAAGTGGGAAAAAGATACGAAGTGCACAACGGGAAGCCCGTGGAAATGCGCGTGGTGACGATGGGCGCGACCGGGCTGGCTCGCGAGCAATCGATTTACGAGGCGGCGCGCGAATTTTCCTTCGCTGACTTCAAAGGGGATGTCGATCAATTGCTTGCTATTGCGGGCGGCGCACACTGGAAAACCGGCGGTCCGTCTTGGCTGGTGAATGGCTGTGCAAGCGAACTTTTGCTGACGCGAAACGGCAATGAGCGAGTCGGTACAGCAGGAGAGCTTTCGCACGACCTCGCGCACCGTTTCAAAATTCGCCAGGATGTTTTCCTCGCAGAGTTGCGCCTTGAACCGCTCGTAGCGGCCGTGGCTTCGGTGCATGCAGCGTTGCGCTACGAGGCTTTGCCTCGTTTCCCCGCGGTTGAACGCGATTTCTCTCTCGTGCTCACCGAAAGCACAAAATTCTCGCAAATCGAAGACGTGATCCGCGCTCTCGGGATTCCCGAGCTTCGCGGCATCGAAGCCGTTGATTTATTTCGCGGCGGCCAGGTTCCCGCGGGCAAGTATTCGCTCCTTGCGCGCGTGACCCTGCAAAGCGCGGAAGCGACGTTCACCGAAGTGCAGCTCACGGAAATTTCGTCGAAGATCATTGCGGCCCTCGCCGAGAAATTGGGCGCGACGCTTCGCGCCACCTAATTCAGCGCTGCGGTACTTGCCTTGTTCCATCGATTGCCCCAGAATGGCGCCACCATCCCGATGCGCGCAAAATCGCAAAACCTGATCAAGCCACGCGACGCGGCGCAGGTCCTGGGTATCAGCTATCCGACGCTCAAACAATGGATCTATCACGGCAAATTGCGCACGGTGAAGACAGCTGGCGGCCATCATCGCGTTCCCGAATCGGAGATTGACCGTTATCTTTCACGCGCGCTGCGGCGCACAGACGTCGCCGAGCGCCGCAAGACCTTTCGCCGCATCAGCGGGCGAAATCAGCTCGTCGGCCGTGTTGTGGACATCAAGACCAGCGGCCTGATGGCGCAGGTGACGCTTTCGATCGGCGAGCAGCACATCACGGCGATCATCACCGCCGATGCCGTACGGGAAATGCGCCTGCAGAAGGGCGACATGGCCGCGGCGCTGATCAAGTCCACGGAAGTGATGATTCTGCGCGTTTGATTCTTCTCTTTCGCTCCCACGCAACATTCCCTTGCGCTTGCGTTGCCTGCGGCATTGCCCCAGAATGACTGCACCCGCCGGGAGAAACGAAATGAAAATCGAGATTTTCGATCAGACTTACAACATTCAGTCGGAAGACGACGAGAATTACTTGCGCGAGCTGGCGTCGTTCGTTGACGAACGGATGCGCACGATCTCCGAAGCCACGCGGCAGGTGGACTCGATGCGCGTCGCCGTCCTGGCATCGCTCAATATCGCTGACGAGCTTTTCGCGCTGCGCAAACGCCAGAAAGAAATCGAAGGCCCCCTGCGCAAGCGCGTCGAAAAATGTGTGACCTTGGTGGAACGGACGCTCGAAAGTTCACATTGAGTCAGATTGCTTTCCGGATACCGATTCATGGCATCCTCATTGCGCCGCGTGAAGGCCAGCGAAAGCATCGCCTCGACCAATCCTGCTACAATGGTTCGCGGGGTTGGCCTGCAACGCGCGTGTTGCTGCGATGGCCTGTTTGAACCAACACTGAGTCCCGGGGAGCCCTTGTCGTCCTGCCGGTGTGCATGTCCCTCCCGAGCGATCGGGATGGGAAAGCCTGAAGGCAGGCGTTGGGCGCCCACTTTATCCAGGGGTTCAGCGGCCTAGCTGCCACGACGAAGTGGACCGCTCCGCTTGCCTCTTGTTCCACATGGAACGTTTTCTGCCAAGCGGTCTGCTGAGAACCTGCTTCTTTCCCGGCTTTGCAATTACCTGCTCACTTGACCACGGCGCCCAAAGATTCTAGTGGTCTTTTGTAACGTCCAGCCTCTAACATCTAGCCCCTAACTTTATGCGCATCCTTTTCGTAGGTGACGTTGTCGGCTCGCCAGGACGGCGGATCGTAAAAGACCGCCTCGCCGACATTGTCGAGCAGCGAGAAATCGATCTGGCCATCGTCAATTGCGAAAATGCAGCCTCCGGCTTCGGCATCACGCCGCGGCTTGCCGAGGAACTTTTCGCCACGGGAGCCGACGTGCTTTCCGGCGGAAACCACATCTGGGATCGCAAGGAGATTTTCGATTATTTTCCGCAGCAGCCGCGCCTGCTGCGGCCGGCGAATTTTCCCGAAGGCTTGCCCGGCAGCGGACTTTACGCTGGCGCGGCCCGCAACGGCACGGGCTACGCCGTCCTGAATCTGCAAGGCCGGACGTTCATGGCGCCTCTCGACTGTCCTTTTCGCACCGCGGAACGCGAATTAGCGCGCATTCCCAGCGGCGTGAAAGTGATTCTCGTCGACATCCATGCGGAAACTACCTCCGAAAAACAGGCGATGGGCTGGTTTCTCGACGGCAAAGTCTCTGCCGTCGTGGGAACGCACACTCACGTCGCCACAGCGGACGCGCACGTCTTGCCGAAGGGTACAGCTTTCATCACCGATGTGGGCATGACCGGCCCGCATGATTCCATCATCGGCATGACCAAAGAGCCCATCATTGAGCGGTTTCTGAACAGCCTGCCCGCGCGCTTCGAGGTGGCTGAAGGCGACGTGCAGATGCACACCGTGCTGATTGATGTCGACGAAGCCACCGGCCACGCGCGCTCGATTGAGCATCTTGCCTTTCGCGCTGACTAATTCGTGACTCTGGCGGATTGTCCGCAAACCTCAGCGGCTCGGCGTGCATCTCATTTGGGCTGAAATGCCAGGCATTCATTAGCGCGATGAAAATCCAGCCCAGCCGAGTCACGATCCTTTGCGCTGCCGCGCTCCTCTGCGCAGTTTCTTTTCTGTTCGCGGTTGAAATTTCTCCTGCACAAGGGGAGATGGAGACGGAAATCACGGCAAAGGCTCGCCTTTTTCCTGACGTCGGGCCGGGCATCAAGGCCATGAAGCACGATGCCGCGGGCCGCTACTATTTCCTTTCCACGATGGACCACACCGTGCGCATTTACACGGCCGACAACACCTATCTTGGCCAGATCCCGAAAAATGATCAGGGGCCGGCGGGCATCGTGTACGGCGAGGATTTTGCCGTCGACGCTTCTGGTCGCCTGTACGTTGCCGATCGCGGCGCAAACGCCGTCAAAGTGTATACGCGGGATGGATCGCTCGCCTTTTCCATACCCGTGGCGACGCCGATTTCTGTCGTCGCTCTTCCTTCGGGCGACATTGCCGTCGCCAGCCTGGGATCCGCACGGCTCGTGACTATTTACGATAAGAATGGCAAGGACCTTCGCGAGTTCGGCGATTTCTCCGATCTCGCCGATCATGAGTCGCTCAACCGCCTGCTGAATGTCGGCCGCTTGGCGACCGATCCCGCCAACCACATTTATTACGCCTTCACTTACTTGCCAGAGCCGACGGTGCGGAAGTACGACGCTTTCGGCTACGCCTCCTACGAAATCTCGCTGGCCACGATTGACATGTATCCTTCGGCGCAAGCCATGCGCCGCGATATCGCGCGCCTTGATGCGCAGGATACTCCACCGGTTCTTCCGAAAATTATCAATGCCATCGGCGTCGACCCCGCGACGCAAGAGGTTTGGCTGGCACTGGGCGACGAATTAATGAAGTTCGACAAGGACGGCAACCGTAGCGAAGAGTACCGTACGCTGATGCCCAGCGGCGAAGATCTCAACGCGACGGCGATCCTCATCGAGCCGCATCGCATCTTGCTTGCCGATGATCCCCACGGCGTCTTCGAATTCGCGCGCCCCGATCTTCGCAAGGCCCCCACGCCAAAAACCAACTAATTCTTCCGCTGTCGCTCCGCTCGAAAAATGGCGCCGGCCAGAGCGCAGCGCGGATGTAAGGGTCGATCCAGAGTTCACGGCGAATCGCCGCAGAGTGCCTCAACTTGCTGCTCTAGCGGCGCATCCATTTGTGCGCCCGTGTGGCTGGCTGTGGAGCAGACTTGCATGGCTGTGAGCGTCAGGGCTCCGCGCAGATCGGCATTATCCAGATTCGCGCCGTGAAGATCCGCGTCGCTGAGAATTGCGCTTTGAAATATGGCTCCGCGCAAACTCGCGCCGCGCAAATCGGCGCTATCGAGGAATGCTTCGCTGAGCTGCGCACCGTCGAGTTGCGCATTTTCCAATTTCGCGGAGCCAAGGTAGGCGCCCTGCAGGTCTGTTTGATTCATCTCCGCCGATCGCAGAATTGCGCCGCGCAGGTCGGCTTTCACGATGCTGGCTCGTGCGAGTTGCGCGCCGGTCATCTGCGCGTCGTAAAAATTAGCGACATCCAGCCTGGCTCCGGCAAGGATGGCATTCTCGAGAGATGCGTACATCAAATCCGCTGCGCGCAAGTCCGCGCGGGAAAGATTCGCAGACGCAAGGCTGCTATTCGAAAGATTCGCTCCACGAAAGTCCGCCTCAGCCAGATACGCAGCCTTGAGGTCCGCGCCCTGCATTCGCGACTTGGCGAAAAACGCGCGATAGGCTTGTGCGTACCGTAGACTCGCATTCTCCAGTCGCGCGCCTTTCACTGCACTCAAATCATCCAGCCCTGTCCATCCCTGCGGCGGCGAGGAAATCTCCGCCTCGGTCAGGTTGGGAAAGGGATCGTAGCCGATGACCCAAAAAGCATTGGCGGTCCAGCGGCGCACGTCGGAACGTTTGAGCTCCGGCGCGCGGCTGACGTCGTGCGGTGCGCCGAGAATCGCTCCGACGGAAAGCAAAACGAGCAGGATGCATCCGCTGAGAGCCGTGATCGTAAGCCAATTCGTTCGCCAGGGTCCTGCATGGCCATTCGCATGCTGTTCGCTCGAGCGCGCGGGACCGAAAATGCTGTTTGTCTTGCCGGGAAGAAAACCGCTCATCGCCGCAGCCGCGAGGATGAAAAAGATCTGCAACAGGCTGCCGCGCCAATCCTGCTCCGCCAGGTAACGCGCCCAGACCAATAACAATGTCGCGGGAACCATCCAGTAGGCGATCGCTTTAAAAATCAATCGCTGCAGAAAGCGAAACGCAGAGCGCTCTGAATTCGTTTCTGCGAGGCGCACGGGCGCAAGCGCAATCATGGAAAGAGGCACGCACTCAGTCAGCCGCCGTCCGTCGGGAAACACGGCGGGCAATTCGCCCAGCGCGTCCCATAGCCGTTGCAAATAGAAATGGAAGCAAATGTAAATGCCGGCGAGTAGCATCGGCGCAATCAGGTAAAACGCAAGCATCGGGATCGCGCCGCCGACAACAGGAACTGGAGCGAACGGAGAGTTTTTCAGCAGTTGCGCGTCTTTTGTTTTCGCCACGACGATGCAGACGCCCGCGCAGATCGCCGCCATCCCCGCCAGGAGGATCCGTAGCACCTTCGCAACGGCCGTGGTCTCGGCAAGTCCCTCGAACGGGTAAAGGGATTCGGGCACCGAAGCGCCAAACAGGCTCGCGCCGGCGAGTTGCCGCGCCACAAGCCCCGTTGCTGTCGCCAGATTCGCGCCCAGCAGACTCGCCCCGCGAAGATTTGTGCTGACCAGGTTCGCCTCGCTCAGGTCCGCCTCAATCAAGCACGCGCCGCGCAGATCCGCAAGGAGCAAGTCTGCGCCTTTCAAATTTGCGCGCATCAGATTGGCGCCTTGCAGTGGAGCGCCCATCAAATCGGCGCCTTCGAAATTCGCGCCGGTCAGGTCGGCCTTCCTGCCGGATTCCCCGCGCGACTCTACCCACGCGCGATGTTCCTCGACGATCTCGTCGAGCTCGGGATCGCCAAATTTCCGGCACCAATACGTCAGCGTTGCGTCGCCTTTGGCTTCCTGCTCGGCAGTCACGGCCTCGTCGCGCTCTTCTGCCCAAGGTCCGAAGTGGAATTTCAGTTTCATTCAATTACCGCGTCATGATTCTGCTGTGCCGCTCAATCCCTGGTCCGTGCTGGAGAAGACCATGTTCGCGAGAACAAATGGGAAAGCGGAGACGGAATCACCCATGCTGCGTCCGAGCCCCATGCCGCAATCAGAGTAACGGCTTTCGCCGCACAAGTTCGGCCATCATAGGTCGGGTGACGCGAAGAAATCTCCTGTCCTGAGGGTCAGGCACGCAGGCGCTGTTTGTGGCCGTGAAAAATCAGCGCCTTTCTATTTCTTCGCCTGTTTTGGGGTTGGTTTTTTGAAAGCTTGCTTATGCCACTTCAAATCCGCATGGGCATGACAACGTACCGATAGCGGCTGGACTCATCGGCGAGCGGGCGCATCTGACCTGCGGACTGATCATCCTTCAGTTCCACGGAAATCGGTCCATCCGCAGTGGCGGCGAGAAAATCCAGCAGATATTGCGCGTTGAAGCCTATTGTGATCGGCTCGCCTTTATATTCCTTTTCGATGGCTTCCTTCGCTTCGCCGTATTCCGGGCTTGAAGCGGAAATCTCAATCGCTTCCTTGGCCAGCATGAATTTCACGGCATGCGACCGCTGGTCGGCGAGCTGTGAGACGCGCCGCAGCGCGTCCTGGAGCTCGTTGCGCTCCAAAACCACTGTCTTACTGACGTCGCGTGGTAGCACGGCCTCGTAATTCGGAAATGTGCCCGTCAGTTTTCGCGAAGTGAGCAGGCGTCCGCCGAACTGAAAGAAGAGGTGGCTTTCGTCTTGCGCGAACTCGATTTCGCCGTCGTCGCCCGCCTCACCGCACAGCCGTTGCACCTCGGTCATCGCTTTCTTCGGAACGAGCACGCGAACCTCACCGGGGAGCCCGCTCAGTTTGTGCGGCATTTCCACCATGGCTAGGCGGTGGCCGTCGGTGGCCACCATGGTGATCGCAGCTGAATTCAGCACGAGCAGCGCACCGTTCAGCGTGTACCGCGACTCTTCCTGTGAGATGGCGAATATGGTCTTGGAAATAAGGCTTGCAAACAATTTCGACGGAATCTTCACCAGGGTCTGCGGGAAGGCGGGCAGCGCCGGAAAATTGTCCTTCGACATTCCGACCAACTTGTAAGTCTTCCGGTCGCAGACGATCTGCACCCAGTGGTTGTCGAGTAGCTTGAATTTGATCTCTTCTTCCGGCAACAAGCGCACCAAATCCAATAGTTTCTTGGCGGGGATGGTTCCCGCGCCCTCCTTTTTGACCTTCGCTTCGCACGATGTGCGGATGCTGAGTTCCAGGTCCGTCGCTGTGATGTACAGGCGGTTGCCCTTCGCTTCGCACAGCAGGTTCGACAGAATGGGAATCGTTGTCTTGCGCTCAATCACACCCTGTGTCAGATTGAGCTCTTCCACTAGGTCGAACTTTTTTACGCTAAATTCCATCGCGTGCTTCCCCCACGGGTCGCTTTTACCGGAGCAGGTACTTTACTTCTTTTCTTCAAATGAATAAATAGAGGAAATACCGTCGTAGCCGCCGCATCTGTGGATTTTTCGGAAAAATCGCCATCCCTTTACCATTCGCTGCCTTACCGCATTTCTTCGCCTGTGAATCGCCGCGCGCCCCATCGGAAATTCTGCGCTGCTGTTAGTCGGAGAGAGAAAAATTGCACAGAACTCACAGGCCACAGTGGCCGTGCCTGCGGAAAAGCCACGTATCTCTATCCAAATGAATCGAGTAGCCTGTTGATGGTCTTGTTCAATTCCTTGTCGGTGTGGCGTAAGGTCTCGATCTTGTGAATCGAGTGCAGTACTGTCGTGTGATGTTTCCCGCCGAATTGTCGGCCGATTTCCGGCAGGGATGCGGACGTGAGCTGCTTCACCATATACATCGCGATTTGTCGCGGGAACGCGATCGCTTTAGAGTTGCTCCGCACCTTTAAATCCTGCCCACGAAGTCCAAAATGTTCTCCCACGCGGCGCTGTATTTGATCGATCGAAACTTTTTTCTCTGCGGTATCGATGAGATTCTTCAGCACCTGCTGCGCCGTCGAAACGCTCAGCTCGATCCCCGTCAGCGACGTGTACGCCAGCAACCGAATCAGCGCGCCCTCAAGCTCTCGGATATTCGATTTGATCGATCGCGCGATGAATTCCGCGACGTCCTCGGCCAG
Encoded here:
- a CDS encoding GNAT family N-acetyltransferase, with protein sequence MSQKIRIRRAETADIPALTALIQLSVRRLQAQDYTPAQIEGALKTVYGVDTQLIADGTYFVAEARLEDRANAILAGCGGWSKRKTLYGSDHFAGREDSLLDPRRDAAKIRAFFVHPDWARRGIGTLILDACEAAARQAGFTRLEMGATLTGVPFYRSKGYTELEHLSAPLPGGESLPIVRMAK
- a CDS encoding cell division protein ZapA, with protein sequence MKIEIFDQTYNIQSEDDENYLRELASFVDERMRTISEATRQVDSMRVAVLASLNIADELFALRKRQKEIEGPLRKRVEKCVTLVERTLESSH
- the pheT gene encoding phenylalanine--tRNA ligase subunit beta → MKVLYNWLKEIADFVAAPAELRSRLSMAGVSVDSIEETAAGPVLDAEITINRADLLGHAGIAREVAALYRLRLKIIQPHFKESAEFVGKAARVEIECPDLCGRYTARIVRGVKIQPSPDWLRQRLEALGQSSINNVVDATNYVMLELGQPLHAFDYDELAEHRIIVRRARPGETMRTLDGIDRRLSKDMCLICDARTPVAIGGVMGGADSEISFSTKNLLIESAWFDPISIRRTSKALGLRTEASLRFERGVDPELAEFASRRAAELIQQLAGGEVLAGVVDVHPHREEQRKIELSRQELLRVMGADVPDRAIEEILGALGFHPARVDSSRGSAESLVARWECESPSWRRDVSQQIDLIEEIARHYGYDKFPPRLPPAKRPAARRPNAHEEDQLRERLVALGYEEILAIPLVDPDRDSLFRDEGTNPATIGNPLSEDASVLRSSSLTSMVSTIEWNLNRSQRNLRLFEVGKRYEVHNGKPVEMRVVTMGATGLAREQSIYEAAREFSFADFKGDVDQLLAIAGGAHWKTGGPSWLVNGCASELLLTRNGNERVGTAGELSHDLAHRFKIRQDVFLAELRLEPLVAAVASVHAALRYEALPRFPAVERDFSLVLTESTKFSQIEDVIRALGIPELRGIEAVDLFRGGQVPAGKYSLLARVTLQSAEATFTEVQLTEISSKIIAALAEKLGATLRAT
- the pheS gene encoding phenylalanine--tRNA ligase subunit alpha, whose product is MSNALEKTNGAFDALGVSSEAAVSALFDALLRSAEEEMASAKTGEELESFRVRWLGRNNSVKSRVQENWLKRASPDTKKWVGASFNACFRKLEQDFAAQKAKPAATGTSGRMDLSLPGVVRPIGTRHLIRQTYDEIERIFLSLGYTVVEGPEIETPYYNFEALNIPEHHPARDNMDTFYLGSAPGYLLRTHTSPMQIRTMEKQKPPVRIVVPGKVYRRDNPDATHSFMFHQLEGLAVDEDITFCDFKGTIEYFVREFFGASTKTRFRPSYFPFTEPSAEFDASCIFCGGKGCRTCKQSGWIELFGAGMVNPAVYGFVGYDAKKLNGFAFGIGVDRLAMLKYGLGDIQVLFQNDARFLRQFP
- a CDS encoding TIGR00282 family metallophosphoesterase — encoded protein: MRILFVGDVVGSPGRRIVKDRLADIVEQREIDLAIVNCENAASGFGITPRLAEELFATGADVLSGGNHIWDRKEIFDYFPQQPRLLRPANFPEGLPGSGLYAGAARNGTGYAVLNLQGRTFMAPLDCPFRTAERELARIPSGVKVILVDIHAETTSEKQAMGWFLDGKVSAVVGTHTHVATADAHVLPKGTAFITDVGMTGPHDSIIGMTKEPIIERFLNSLPARFEVAEGDVQMHTVLIDVDEATGHARSIEHLAFRAD
- the rplT gene encoding 50S ribosomal protein L20, with translation MARVKRGTKRRARRKKILKHTKGFFLTKSKLYRSAREAMNRSLRYSYRDRRARKRDYRTLWIQRIGAAARNNGISYSQFMHGLKSAGVELDRKILADLAVNDAAGFTALVAQAKEHLAARPAPASA
- a CDS encoding VOC family protein, with product MPFWIADNYAIDIHDLGAACQWYKEKLGLRKVRDGKDDSGRPFADVCLLRSRGMAGICSLVELEPGTATEKQHVIFYANNLEKTQQWLISRGVTTEPITVDSGGNRFFRFLDLDGNAIEVCVEPK
- the rpmI gene encoding 50S ribosomal protein L35, which encodes MPRKPRAKIKLKTHRGAAKRFKITSTGKVMRMHSGKRHLLGTKKPKRMRRLKKQIQVTPGDAAKVHRQLPYG
- a CDS encoding helix-turn-helix transcriptional regulator, yielding MRAKSQNLIKPRDAAQVLGISYPTLKQWIYHGKLRTVKTAGGHHRVPESEIDRYLSRALRRTDVAERRKTFRRISGRNQLVGRVVDIKTSGLMAQVTLSIGEQHITAIITADAVREMRLQKGDMAAALIKSTEVMILRV
- the infC gene encoding translation initiation factor IF-3, with product MLYFIAHPLGRPFCATEGAASTTGGGFIAERGGISGPRVNERIRARELRVIDEQGNQLGVMTYFDAMKAARDVGLDLVEISPNAVPPVCKIADFGKYLYEQNKKAHETRKHQKGTQIKEVKFRPSTAEHDFQVRKNQIIEFLGKGYKVKAMVFHRGREMAHQDVGRAKMTRLLKEVEDHALVEFGPRMEANILLALLAPKKGATASRPAPATGQA